Within Bacillota bacterium, the genomic segment ATCCGGAGGGCGTGTGATGGTGCGCGACTGGATGGAGGGAAACTTCGCGCAACTTGCACGTAACGTCATCCGCTGGTTCGACGATCTTGAGATCTGCTCGAGGGACGGAACCAGGCTGGCGAAGGACCCAGGCCTCTTTGCACTCCTGTTCTCGCTAGTCCGCAAGGAACTGGATGAACTGCCACCGTTCCTCGCAGCCGATATGTGGCGCGCGGCCCTCTTCGACGGGCTCATCCCCTCTCTTGCACTCTCAACGGCATTGGGCCGGATCAGGGCCGACATTGTGGACTCAGACAAGGTCCCGAGTCCAGCACGGATGGGACTGGTCAAAGCTTACCACATCCGTAAGACAAGACTCTATGGAGGCGAGTGCTCTGTGAAACCGTATCTCAACGAGGAGCATCCGAGCGCGGCTTACCAGGCAGGCCGGCTCATGGCGGCTCTGGCTGCTGTTCAACGCGCAGCCCTGGGCGATGTGGGTGCCGGCATCGTCCAGAGGTACTATGCCGCAGCTTCCTCAACCCCGGCACTCGTGCTTGGCAGACTGATTCGCCAAAGCCAGTTCCACTTGAACAAGCTCGATAAGGGGCTCTCAGTGTGGTATGAACGGCTCATCGCAGAGATCACCGGACGTTTCGGAGATGGGCTACCTACCGTTCTGGATCCTGAAGGACAGTCCCTCTTCGCCTTGGGTTACTACCAGCAGATGGCCGCGTTGTACGGCGGAAAGCAGAATCACGTGGAGACAAAGGAGGAGACAGCCAATGAGTGAGACGATAAGGAATCGTTATGAATTCCTGTACTTCTTTCAGTGCGTGAACGGCAACCCCAATGGCGACCCGGACTCCGGAAACGCTCCCCGGATTGACCCGCAGGACATGCACGGTCTGGTATCGGACGTCGCAATCAAGCGACGCATACGGAACTACGTTCAGATTGCCCGGGGCAACTGCCCACCGTACGCCATATTCATCCAGCAGTCCACAAATCTGAATAAGCCCATTGCCAAAGCGCATGAGGAGACTGGCGGCATCCAGGAAAAGACCACGGTTGACAAGGTTCACGCGGCTCAGAAATGGATCTGTGCCAACTTCTTCGACGTAAGAACCTTCGGAGCTGTGCTCTCAACAGGCGCCAACGCAGGCCAGGTTCGAGGTCCCGTGCAGCTGACTTTCTCTAGGTCGGTTGGTCCGATACTCCCCTTGGACGTCTCCATCACTCGCATGGCGGTCACGGATAGCCCTAAAGGCGTTACGAGCAGTGCGGACTATGAGAGATGGGAGAAGGAGCAGCCCGAGGACAAACTCCGCACCATGGGCCGCAAAGCCCTCATCCCTTATGGTCTGTACGTCGGTCAAGGTTTCATCAGTGCTCATCTCGCGGCAGAGACGGGCTTCACCGAAAGCGACCTTGCCCTATTCTGGGACGCGCTGGTTGGCATGTTCGAGCATGACCGCTCGTCCAGCAAGGGCATGATGTCCGTATTGGACCCAGTAATCATCTACCGACATGTGGGTACTGACAGCGATCCCGCTCAGCGTCAGCGACAGGCCATACTCGGCTGCGCCCCGGCCCACAAGCTGTTCGAACTGGTGTCTGTGAAGCCTGCCACGGACGTTGTCGCTCCACGAAGCAACAGCGACTACAGGCTTGCCGTCAAGGCGAGCGCTGTCCCGAGAGGCGTCGAAATCGGCTACGGCGTGGCCGAGGGAGGCAAGGCCAGCGTTCATTGGGGCGAACCCCCTGCCGGACTAAGCTGGCTCAGTGTAGACTAGCTATGTACGACGAAGAAGACCTTATACCGATCTCGGCGTTGTCGCAACTCTACTACTGTCCGAGGCGGGCCGGGTTGACGCTGGTTGAGCAGCAGTGGAGCGAAAACGTCTACACCGCCGAAGGTGCTGTTCTGCACGAGCGGGTACATGCGGGAGGCAACGAAACCAGAGTCGACGTTCGAATCCACCGCGGAATCCGTGTGCGTTCACTGCGGCTTGGGCTTGCAGGTGCGGTAGATTGCCTCGAGCTGAGGCTTCTCGGCCCTGATGAAGAGGGCGGCATTGCCGTGGACGGTGCGGCAGGACGGTGGGCTCCAGTCCCAATAGAGTACAAACATGGAACTACCCGGGACGAGAAAGAGTACGAAATCCAGCTGTGCGCGCAGGCCATGTGTCTCGAGGAGATGTTGAGCGTTCCGATAGGCGAGGGCTACCTCTACTACGGAGAATCCAAGCGCCGGCTCGCGGTAGCCCTCAACGGAGGATTGAGGCGAGAAGTAGAGGAAGGGGCGTTGCTCCTTCACGAAATGCTGGAGTCGGGCAGAACGCCCCCTCCCCAATTCAGCGCCAAGTGCCGCAACTGTTCTCTGGTGAATCTGTGCGCGCCTCGGCTATCGGCACTCAACGCCGGACGCTACTTGAGTGGTGTCTTGGAAGAGACGATAGGAGGTTCAGCTTGAAGAAGCTTTTGAACACGCTGTACGTCACCTCCAAAGACGCTTATCTGCATCAGCAGGGCGAGACTGTGGTGGTCAAGGTTGATGGGCAAGAGAAGATAAGGGTTCCCATCCATAACCTCGAGAATATCGTGTGCTTTGGTCCGATGACGTGCAGTACGCCGCTGATGGAACTGTGTGGTGCCAGGAATGTTTACCTGGCCTTCTTCTCCGAGTTCGGAAAGTTCTATGCTCGTGTGGAAGGGCCGGTTCACGGAAACGTTCTCCTGCGCAAGCAGCAATTCGCTGGGGCGAGCCGGGACCCCTTTCGCACAGACTTGGCGAGGACCTTCGTTCTGGCCAAGTTGGCCAATTGCCGCAATGTCCTCCTTAGGGCTGCGCGGGAACACCATGACGAAACAGCCCGAGTAGACATCCAACACGCAGCGTCTGAGTTGAGCGAGAGTGCGCGGAACCTGCTCGAGCCTGTGAGTCTCGACGTACTGCGCGGCATAGAAGGGGAGGCGGCAAAGAGCTACTTCAGTGTGTTCAATCACCTCATCGTGGCGCAGAAAGAGGACTTCGTTTTCAACGCTCGCAGCAGACGCCCACCACTGGACAAGGTAAATGCTATGCTCTCGTTTGTGTACGCCGTCCTGGCGAATGACGTACGCTCCGCTTTGGAAGGGGTAGGCCTGGATCCCGCTGTGGGGTTTCTGCATGCTGACCGCCCTGGACGGCCGAGCTTGGCGTTGGATCTGATGGAGGAATTCAGGCCGTACTTGGCGGACAGGCTCGTTCTATCGTTGATCAACCGCCAGCAGGTGAA encodes:
- the cas4 gene encoding CRISPR-associated protein Cas4, translated to MYDEEDLIPISALSQLYYCPRRAGLTLVEQQWSENVYTAEGAVLHERVHAGGNETRVDVRIHRGIRVRSLRLGLAGAVDCLELRLLGPDEEGGIAVDGAAGRWAPVPIEYKHGTTRDEKEYEIQLCAQAMCLEEMLSVPIGEGYLYYGESKRRLAVALNGGLRREVEEGALLLHEMLESGRTPPPQFSAKCRNCSLVNLCAPRLSALNAGRYLSGVLEETIGGSA
- the cas7c gene encoding type I-C CRISPR-associated protein Cas7/Csd2, giving the protein MSETIRNRYEFLYFFQCVNGNPNGDPDSGNAPRIDPQDMHGLVSDVAIKRRIRNYVQIARGNCPPYAIFIQQSTNLNKPIAKAHEETGGIQEKTTVDKVHAAQKWICANFFDVRTFGAVLSTGANAGQVRGPVQLTFSRSVGPILPLDVSITRMAVTDSPKGVTSSADYERWEKEQPEDKLRTMGRKALIPYGLYVGQGFISAHLAAETGFTESDLALFWDALVGMFEHDRSSSKGMMSVLDPVIIYRHVGTDSDPAQRQRQAILGCAPAHKLFELVSVKPATDVVAPRSNSDYRLAVKASAVPRGVEIGYGVAEGGKASVHWGEPPAGLSWLSVD
- the cas1c gene encoding type I-C CRISPR-associated endonuclease Cas1c; amino-acid sequence: MKKLLNTLYVTSKDAYLHQQGETVVVKVDGQEKIRVPIHNLENIVCFGPMTCSTPLMELCGARNVYLAFFSEFGKFYARVEGPVHGNVLLRKQQFAGASRDPFRTDLARTFVLAKLANCRNVLLRAAREHHDETARVDIQHAASELSESARNLLEPVSLDVLRGIEGEAAKSYFSVFNHLIVAQKEDFVFNARSRRPPLDKVNAMLSFVYAVLANDVRSALEGVGLDPAVGFLHADRPGRPSLALDLMEEFRPYLADRLVLSLINRQQVKPGGFENSASGAILMNDETRKTLLSAYQERKREQIQHPFLNESVPLGLLAHVQAMLLARYIRGDLDAYPAFCWR
- the cas8c gene encoding type I-C CRISPR-associated protein Cas8c/Csd1; this translates as LDSAEWHPWWRRFRATLKGDRSENGQNLMRCLETGELVRPAKTHPKIKGLVGVGGQAAGCVLIGFDKEAFTSYGLEQSDNAAVSEEAAAAYVNALNELIEKADKPMAGTMLVYWFKEQVKVEDDPLNWVKGIFGSGEAEELEALQRARRLVEGINTGQRPDLARNVFHAAVISASGGRVMVRDWMEGNFAQLARNVIRWFDDLEICSRDGTRLAKDPGLFALLFSLVRKELDELPPFLAADMWRAALFDGLIPSLALSTALGRIRADIVDSDKVPSPARMGLVKAYHIRKTRLYGGECSVKPYLNEEHPSAAYQAGRLMAALAAVQRAALGDVGAGIVQRYYAAASSTPALVLGRLIRQSQFHLNKLDKGLSVWYERLIAEITGRFGDGLPTVLDPEGQSLFALGYYQQMAALYGGKQNHVETKEETANE